The genome window CCAATTTTTCGAGCGATGTGGTGCGGATTTCTGCAACCGTGCTGTAGCCATCGATTAATGTGGCGGGGTGAGTCAAGCTGGAGTCAGGCAGCTCGAAGGATCGATGCTCAGCGGGCGGGAGCATGTCAGGCGCATCGGTTTCGATGAGCAGGCGGTCGTCTGGCACGGCTTGGATGCGTGCTGTGACTTTGCTGGAGCCTGCTTTGAGTTGGCCTGCATTAAACGAAAAGTAGGCGCCGAGCTGCACGAGTTCGGGTATGAGTTCGACTGGGCCGTTATAGGCGTGTAGGTGGGAGCCTCGCTGTGGGAGCGGCACTGTTCGGAGTGTGTCCATGAGTGGGCCGATGGCTTTGAGGCAGTGGATGGAAACGGGTAGGTTGCGCTCGGTCGCATGTGCGAGTTGCCATTGAAAGGCGGCTTGTTGCCGGTCGATGTCGTGGCCTTCGATCCATTTATCCAAGCCGATTTCGCCGATGGCTTGGGCGCCTGTGTCGAGTGCTTTGAGGAACTCTGCTTGCCAGTCGGCGGGTGCGTGATTGACCTTCCATGGATGCAGTCCGATCGCGGGGATGTGACGCAAGTCGCGCTGTGCTAGAGCGAGCACGTGTGGCCAGTCTTGTGGGCAAGTGCCATTCACGACTGCTTGTTTTAAGCCGATGGCTTCGTAGTCCGCTTCGATTTGCTCACGGTAGCGTTCGAGTGCAGGATCTGCCAAGTGAATGTGAGCGTCGTAGAGGAAGGGAGGCATTGAGGTGAGGAGGTGAACCTTTTTGCGTTTCTATATAAAGCATGCATAATTGATTCCTCAAACAAAACAAGATTCCTAAAGGAGATAGATTACTATGAAAGCAATTGGATATAAGCAAAGTGGCCCCATTACCGCAGTCGGTGCACTCGTTGAATTTGAAGCGCCGAAACCAGAGTTACGGTCGCACGACTTACTGGTCGAAGTGAAGGGGATTTCAGTCAATCCAGTGGATGTGAAAGTCCGCTCGGCAATGGCGCCGGAGGCTGGTCAAACCAAAGTGATCGGTTACGACGCTGCAGGCGTAGTTCGTGAGGTCGGCAGTGATGTGAGCCGTTTTAAAGTGGGCGATGCGGTGTTCTATGCTGGTGATCTCACTCGTCCTGGCACGAATGCCGAGTTGCATGCCGTGGATGAACGCATTGTCGGTAAGAAGCCGACCTCGCTCGGGTTTGCTGAGGCTGCTGGTTTTCCGCTCACCTCTATTACTGCGTGGGAGCTTTTGTTTGAGTCGCTCGGCGTCAAGGAAGGCTCGGGTGAAGGTGAGAGTCTCTTGATCATTGGTGGAGCAGGTGGTGTCGGTTCGGTCTTGATACAACTCGCAAAGCAGCTCACTGACCTGACAGTGGTCGCAACGGCATCTCGCCCCGACACGGTCGAATGGGTCAAGCAGATGGGAGCGGATCATGTGATTAATCATCGCGAATCATTGGTGGATCAAATGAAGGCGCTAGAGATTGAGCCGCGTTATGTTGCCTCACTCAATGGCACTGAAGGTCACTTTTCCGCGATCGTCGAGTTGATCCAGCCGCGCGGTCACATCGCGCTGATTGATGATCCGCAAGGACTCGATATTAATTCGATTAAGCCTAAGGCATTGAGCTTTAGTTGGGAATTTATGTTTACACGATCGATGTTTCAGACCGACGATATCGAGCAACAGCATGTGTTGTTGAATCGTGTGTCAGCCTTGATTGATGACGGCACACTTATTTCTACTGTGACTAATAATCTCGGCGCCATGAGTGCTGAAATGATGCAGGAGGCACATGCGCAGCAAGAGAGTGGGCGCGTGATAGGTAAAAACGTGCTCGATGGATTTGATTCCTAATACAAGGTCTAGATTCATCCATTCGAGCAATCGACACCCCATACGAAAGAAAATTATGCCAAACTTAACCATTATCGCGAATATCACAGCCAAGCCAGACAGGGTCGGATTCGTCAAAACTGAGCTTGAAAAGCTCATTGCGCCGACACGCCTCGAAGAGGGGTGCATCGACTATAACCTACATCAGGATAATAAGAATCCCACGCACTTCTTGTTTTTTGAAAACTGGGAGTCTCGCGAGCTCTGGCAGGTGCACATGGGGAATCAGCCGCTACAAGATTTTATCGCCGCAACCGAGGGCGCTCTCGAAGAACTGACGGTCAATGAGATGACTCAGATCGGATAAGTTGAAGGTCAATCCTCCCTTCCAATTACCAATGACTCCCATGAAAGTAAAAACGACACTGCTATTAACGGTCGTGCTGGCTGCGAATGCAGCCTTTGCCGCAGCTAAGATTCCTAAAGACTCGGCTCCAGAGGATTTGAACGTCGAAGTCGTCCTTGCTTCTGAAGTCGAATGGACGCATCTCAACCCCAAGCGTGGGGATCTAGCGCCCAAGGCTGGGACGTTGTGGGGCGATCGAAATGGAACAGTTCCAACAGGCTATTTGCTGAAGCCCCCCGCTCAGTTCGAGTCGCCGCCGCATATTCATAATGTGTCGTATCGTGCCGTCGTGATTCGAGGCCTCTTTCACAATGATGATCCGGATGCGGCAGAGCTATGGATGCCCGCGGGCTCTTTTTGGACACAGCCTAAAGGAGAGGTGCACATTACTGCGGCGAAGGGCGCGGGTGCGATGGCTTATATCGAGATTGAGGCCGGGCCGTATCTCGTGATGCCTGCTGATGAAGCCTTTGATAGTGGTGAACGGCCGGTGAATGTCGTGCCATCCAACATGGTTTGGCTAGATGCCTCAGATGTGACGTGGGTGGAAGCTGCGAAGGGAAGCGTTGCAGGTAATGGTCCACAAGTCGCGTTCCTTTGGGGCAACACACAAGATGGCGAGTTAAACGGCACGTATATCAAACTCCCAGCTGGATTCTCGGGCACGATACGGAGCCACGGAGACAGCTTTCGTGCGATCGTCGTCGATGGGAGCCTGCACTACCAAATGCCTGGCGAGTCGTCTGAAAAAGTATTGGAGCCTGGTAGTTACCTCAATGCGCCCGGCACTGCCGTGCTGCAACTCTCGTCCGATGCCTCGACGGAAAGCATCGTCTATGTGCGCACTGATGGGCGCTACGAGGTGTTACCCGAGTAGCTTGACTACGATTCGGTTAAGCAGGACTGAGCGAAGCGTTGAATCGACTCGACGATGCGGCTCAGGCCGTTGCGGCGGTTTGGGGACAGGTGCTGTGTGATGCCGACCTCGCCGAGGAATTCGGCGTCGGTGGCGATGATTTCCTCTGGTTTGGCATCGCTATAAAAATTGCAGAGCAACTCGGCGATGCCTTTGACGATGGCAGAGTCGGACTCGGAGCGGAAGGAGCAGAGACCGTCTTTGAACGCGGGCACCACCCATAGCTGCGACATGCAGCCTTCGATTTTGAAGCTGTCGATACGTAGATCTTCGGTGAGGCCGGGTGCTTTTTTTCCGCAATCGACGATGTAGCCGAGGCGTTCGTAAGCGTCTGGGATGAGGGTGATCTCTTCAACGAGTGCGTCTTGTTTCTCTTTTAAACTCATGATTGTTATAAGTCAGAAGCAAGAACCTTGCCGAGAGAAGTCCTAATTTCATAGAAATTGTTGCTGTTTGTTACGCGGAGTATCGAAGGGTAAGGTTTCAATTGCGCTTCATTCGACTTTGGTGTCTCTAGTAGGGCTGCCTGTTTCAAAACTACGGGAGTATTTAACTATAATTATGTTCCAGAAATCGATTTTACAGCGAGCTACCCTTTGGCTTTCGATTTTTACTCTCCTATTACTTTGTAGCTGTGCCAGTGTCGATTTTGATACGCCGAAGGCTGAATCGTTTGCGCTATCAGACACACAGGATACTTCGCTCGGGCAGAGTGCGCTGAGAATGCAGTCTCAGCATCCGGCGGAGTCGGGCTTTTATTTGTTGATCGATGGTATTGATTCATTGGCTACCCGTATCATTCTAGCCGAGCGTGCCGAGCGCAGTATTGATACGCAGTATTATCTGATTTCCAATGACATGGTGGGCTATGCCTTTGTGCATGTATTGTTGCGTGCTGCGGACCGTGGAGTGCGCGTGCGTTTGTTGCTCGATGATATTCAGACTAAAGGCTATGA of Lentimonas sp. CC4 contains these proteins:
- a CDS encoding TatD family hydrolase — encoded protein: MPPFLYDAHIHLADPALERYREQIEADYEAIGLKQAVVNGTCPQDWPHVLALAQRDLRHIPAIGLHPWKVNHAPADWQAEFLKALDTGAQAIGEIGLDKWIEGHDIDRQQAAFQWQLAHATERNLPVSIHCLKAIGPLMDTLRTVPLPQRGSHLHAYNGPVELIPELVQLGAYFSFNAGQLKAGSSKVTARIQAVPDDRLLIETDAPDMLPPAEHRSFELPDSSLTHPATLIDGYSTVAEIRTTSLEKLVEQVANNFETYFLK
- a CDS encoding zinc-binding alcohol dehydrogenase family protein, producing MKAIGYKQSGPITAVGALVEFEAPKPELRSHDLLVEVKGISVNPVDVKVRSAMAPEAGQTKVIGYDAAGVVREVGSDVSRFKVGDAVFYAGDLTRPGTNAELHAVDERIVGKKPTSLGFAEAAGFPLTSITAWELLFESLGVKEGSGEGESLLIIGGAGGVGSVLIQLAKQLTDLTVVATASRPDTVEWVKQMGADHVINHRESLVDQMKALEIEPRYVASLNGTEGHFSAIVELIQPRGHIALIDDPQGLDINSIKPKALSFSWEFMFTRSMFQTDDIEQQHVLLNRVSALIDDGTLISTVTNNLGAMSAEMMQEAHAQQESGRVIGKNVLDGFDS
- a CDS encoding putative quinol monooxygenase, with product MPNLTIIANITAKPDRVGFVKTELEKLIAPTRLEEGCIDYNLHQDNKNPTHFLFFENWESRELWQVHMGNQPLQDFIAATEGALEELTVNEMTQIG
- a CDS encoding DUF4437 domain-containing protein, which translates into the protein MKVKTTLLLTVVLAANAAFAAAKIPKDSAPEDLNVEVVLASEVEWTHLNPKRGDLAPKAGTLWGDRNGTVPTGYLLKPPAQFESPPHIHNVSYRAVVIRGLFHNDDPDAAELWMPAGSFWTQPKGEVHITAAKGAGAMAYIEIEAGPYLVMPADEAFDSGERPVNVVPSNMVWLDASDVTWVEAAKGSVAGNGPQVAFLWGNTQDGELNGTYIKLPAGFSGTIRSHGDSFRAIVVDGSLHYQMPGESSEKVLEPGSYLNAPGTAVLQLSSDASTESIVYVRTDGRYEVLPE
- a CDS encoding SufE family protein; this encodes MSLKEKQDALVEEITLIPDAYERLGYIVDCGKKAPGLTEDLRIDSFKIEGCMSQLWVVPAFKDGLCSFRSESDSAIVKGIAELLCNFYSDAKPEEIIATDAEFLGEVGITQHLSPNRRNGLSRIVESIQRFAQSCLTES